A portion of the Streptomyces sp. YPW6 genome contains these proteins:
- the pcaC gene encoding 4-carboxymuconolactone decarboxylase — MSETQPQAMKYQVDGPEDAPWLVLGPSLGTTWHMWDRQIPELSQHWRVFRYDLPGHGGAPAHAAASVAELGDRLLATLDGLGIQRFGYAGCSIGGAIGADLALRHPHRVASLALVASSPRFGTADEFRQRGVIVRTNGLEPMARTAPERWFTPGFAAAQPAIVEWAVQMVRTTDPGCYIAACEALAAFDIRGALDRIGVPTLVLVGAEDQVTGPAEARTLVAGIPDARLALVPGASHLAPVEQPAAVSDLLLTHFSTGWQQDTSAAIPVLPHVAAPAAPIVPVAEIPPTAAGPGPLTPAPDDRYEQGTKVRREVLGDAHVDAVNEAADAFTEDFQELVTRYAWGEVWSRDGLDRRTRSVITLTALVASGHLEGLAAHTRAALRNGLTPAEIGEVLLQTAVYCGVPAAGAAFAVARKVIQEETTPPT; from the coding sequence ATGAGTGAAACGCAGCCGCAAGCGATGAAGTACCAGGTAGATGGGCCGGAGGACGCACCTTGGTTGGTGCTCGGTCCTAGCCTCGGTACGACCTGGCACATGTGGGACCGCCAGATACCCGAGCTGTCCCAGCACTGGCGGGTCTTCCGCTACGACCTGCCCGGCCACGGCGGCGCGCCCGCCCACGCCGCCGCTTCGGTCGCCGAGCTGGGCGACCGGCTGCTCGCGACGCTGGACGGTCTCGGCATCCAGCGGTTCGGGTACGCGGGCTGCTCCATCGGCGGCGCGATCGGCGCGGACCTGGCCCTGCGCCACCCGCACCGGGTCGCCTCCCTGGCCCTCGTCGCCTCCTCGCCCCGGTTCGGCACGGCCGACGAGTTCCGCCAGCGCGGTGTGATCGTCCGGACCAACGGCCTGGAGCCGATGGCCCGCACCGCGCCCGAGCGCTGGTTCACCCCCGGGTTCGCCGCCGCGCAGCCCGCCATCGTGGAATGGGCCGTGCAGATGGTCCGCACCACCGATCCCGGCTGCTACATCGCCGCCTGCGAGGCCCTCGCGGCGTTCGACATCCGCGGCGCCCTGGACCGGATCGGCGTGCCCACCCTGGTGCTGGTCGGGGCGGAGGACCAGGTCACGGGGCCCGCCGAGGCCCGCACGCTGGTCGCCGGGATACCGGACGCCCGCCTCGCGCTCGTCCCCGGCGCCTCCCACCTCGCGCCCGTCGAACAGCCCGCCGCCGTCAGCGACCTGCTGCTGACGCACTTCTCCACCGGCTGGCAGCAGGACACCTCGGCCGCGATCCCCGTGCTGCCCCACGTCGCCGCCCCCGCCGCGCCGATCGTCCCGGTGGCCGAGATCCCCCCGACCGCCGCCGGGCCCGGCCCTCTCACGCCGGCCCCGGACGACCGGTACGAGCAGGGCACGAAGGTGCGCCGCGAGGTGCTGGGGGACGCCCACGTCGACGCGGTGAACGAGGCGGCCGACGCCTTCACCGAGGACTTCCAGGAACTGGTCACCCGGTACGCCTGGGGCGAGGTCTGGAGCCGTGACGGCCTCGACCGCCGCACCCGCAGCGTCATCACGCTCACCGCGCTCGTCGCCTCCGGCCACCTGGAGGGCCTCGCCGCGCACACCCGGGCCGCCCTGCGCAACGGCCTGACGCCCGCCGAGATCGGGGAAGTCCTCCTCCAGACCGCCGTCTACTGCGGCGTCCCGGCCGCCGGGGCGGCCTTCGCCGTGGCGCGGAAGGTGATACAGGAGGAAACCACGCCGCCCACGTAG
- a CDS encoding transposase, translating to MKNYPPEFRADAVGPYESQPGATIRSVAADPGITPETLRNRVRAAGASRPPGTPDAGTVPAAGPVGVGERTLAEEGPRAG from the coding sequence ATGAAGAACTACCCGCCGGAGTTCCGGGCGGACGCGGTCGGGCCGTACGAGTCGCAGCCAGGGGCGACGATCAGGTCGGTCGCCGCCGATCCGGGTATCACCCCGGAGACCCTGCGAAACCGAGTGAGGGCAGCCGGGGCGAGCCGTCCTCCGGGGACGCCGGACGCAGGAACCGTCCCCGCCGCCGGCCCCGTCGGAGTCGGGGAACGCACCCTTGCGGAAGAAGGTCCGCGAGCTGGATGA
- a CDS encoding LPXTG cell wall anchor domain-containing protein: MKLRRAMAVAAATAALAPVTLLSATAAIADSETAEPVSVSAETTAPVQETSAPAPEGTETSSAAVETTGPGAAAPTVSATPSQAASTQPAPAKTTTDPTPSATPTSLEDICDGEQEPLLDESLSTSLSGLPSKVVAGSGFQAFELNVVNKGDKAYQRVDLGVFAAQFDADTWEETTGHLTLQFKNPDTGQWQDISLDADDDEAGYLGYTDVRAKETLSIDMRLSVDKKAPAGLGFAITIGIYADDQGNCVFAGDQSFYEFEILAVGTEPGESNEAEPQEGGKKPIPVKPAGNTEINPEGVLAETGADSQLPVIATAGGLAILVGTGVVFALKRRRPTTTA, translated from the coding sequence ATGAAGCTCCGTCGAGCCATGGCCGTCGCTGCCGCGACCGCCGCCCTCGCCCCCGTCACGCTCCTGTCCGCGACCGCGGCCATCGCCGACTCCGAGACGGCCGAACCGGTTTCCGTCTCCGCAGAGACGACCGCCCCGGTCCAGGAGACCTCGGCGCCCGCTCCCGAGGGCACCGAGACGTCCTCCGCCGCGGTGGAGACGACCGGGCCCGGCGCCGCAGCGCCGACCGTCTCGGCCACCCCCTCCCAGGCCGCCTCCACGCAGCCCGCTCCCGCCAAGACCACCACGGATCCGACCCCGTCCGCGACGCCGACCTCCCTCGAGGACATCTGCGACGGCGAACAGGAGCCCCTGCTCGACGAGAGCCTGAGCACCTCCCTGTCCGGGCTGCCCTCCAAGGTCGTGGCAGGCAGCGGGTTCCAGGCCTTCGAACTGAACGTCGTCAACAAGGGCGACAAGGCCTACCAGCGTGTCGACCTCGGTGTGTTCGCCGCCCAGTTCGACGCCGACACCTGGGAGGAGACCACCGGCCACCTCACGCTGCAGTTCAAGAACCCCGACACCGGCCAGTGGCAGGACATCTCCCTCGACGCCGACGACGACGAAGCCGGCTACCTCGGCTACACCGACGTCCGCGCCAAGGAGACCCTCTCCATCGACATGCGCCTGAGCGTCGACAAGAAGGCACCCGCAGGCCTCGGCTTCGCCATCACTATCGGCATCTACGCCGACGACCAGGGCAACTGCGTCTTCGCCGGCGACCAGTCGTTCTACGAATTCGAGATACTCGCCGTCGGCACCGAGCCCGGAGAGTCCAACGAGGCCGAACCCCAGGAAGGCGGCAAGAAGCCGATACCGGTAAAGCCCGCCGGCAACACCGAGATCAACCCCGAAGGCGTCCTCGCCGAAACCGGCGCCGACTCCCAGCTCCCGGTCATCGCCACCGCAGGCGGCCTCGCGATCCTCGTCGGCACCGGCGTCGTCTTCGCCCTCAAGCGCCGCCGCCCCACCACAACCGCCTAA
- a CDS encoding nitroreductase family protein has translation MRDRVAEAVPALVEAAVAAPSMHNAQPWRFVHHTETGVLSLYGDPDRALPVGDPDYRGMHLGCAAALFNLRVAAAEAGWEAVTEILPDRNDPWRLADVTLRESVAESPDRALAELSPAVKARRTSRFPFSDERIPPEIFDELCAAALLEGARLAVPSGWHAEALVDLVHDAELHESASDLMQAEIIAWTRMGRAGEGSAAEGVPSYAFGPRQHDVKVPVRDFGLPQDSRRRPTATFEEHPQLAVLGTESDRPADWLRAGQAMERVLLVATRDGLATSLMSQPLEWPELRSMARDPASRMGFVHMVFRLGYGPAAAATPRRAVADVLTVV, from the coding sequence ATGAGAGACCGAGTCGCCGAAGCGGTTCCCGCGCTGGTCGAGGCGGCCGTCGCCGCGCCGTCCATGCACAACGCCCAGCCGTGGAGGTTCGTCCATCACACGGAGACCGGCGTCCTCTCGCTGTACGGAGATCCGGACCGCGCCCTGCCGGTCGGGGACCCCGACTACCGGGGCATGCATCTCGGATGCGCGGCCGCGCTGTTCAACCTCCGGGTGGCCGCCGCGGAGGCGGGCTGGGAGGCGGTCACCGAGATACTCCCGGACCGGAACGACCCCTGGCGGCTGGCCGATGTCACGTTGCGCGAGTCCGTTGCCGAGTCCCCGGACCGGGCGCTGGCGGAGCTGAGTCCCGCGGTGAAGGCCCGGCGCACCAGCCGCTTCCCGTTCTCCGACGAACGGATCCCGCCGGAGATCTTCGACGAGCTGTGCGCCGCCGCGCTCCTGGAGGGGGCCCGGCTCGCCGTTCCGAGCGGCTGGCACGCCGAAGCCCTGGTCGACCTCGTCCACGACGCCGAGCTCCACGAGTCCGCCAGTGACCTCATGCAGGCGGAGATCATCGCCTGGACGCGCATGGGGCGGGCGGGCGAGGGATCGGCGGCCGAGGGCGTACCGTCCTACGCCTTCGGGCCGCGTCAGCACGACGTGAAGGTGCCCGTCCGCGACTTCGGGCTGCCCCAGGACTCCCGGCGCCGTCCCACGGCCACGTTCGAGGAGCACCCCCAGCTGGCGGTCCTCGGTACGGAATCGGACCGCCCCGCCGACTGGCTGCGAGCGGGGCAGGCCATGGAGCGGGTCCTGCTGGTGGCGACACGGGACGGTCTCGCGACCTCCCTGATGTCCCAGCCCCTGGAATGGCCGGAGCTGAGGTCGATGGCCCGCGACCCCGCATCCAGGATGGGCTTCGTCCACATGGTCTTCCGCCTCGGTTACGGTCCCGCGGCGGCGGCCACCCCGCGCAGAGCGGTCGCCGACGTGCTCACCGTCGTATGA
- a CDS encoding geranyl diphosphate 2-C-methyltransferase: protein MTSAELTAAAPAALHIPGPATPYQGDIARYWDGEARPVNLRLGDVDGLYHHHYGVGQVDTAALGDAADRGYEDRLIAELHRLESAQADVLLEHLGGIGRGDTLVDAGCGRGGSMVMAHQRFGCSVEGVTLSAKQADFANGRAAELGIDDHVRATVCNMLSMPFATGSAAASWNNESSMYVDLDDLFAEHSRVLEVGGRYVTITGCWNPRYGQPSKWVSQINAHFECNIHSRREYLRAMADNRLVPQAVVDLTPDTLPYWELRATSSLVTGIEDAFINSYRDGSFQYVLIAADRV, encoded by the coding sequence GTGACCAGCGCCGAACTGACCGCCGCCGCACCCGCCGCCCTGCACATCCCCGGCCCGGCGACCCCTTACCAGGGGGACATCGCCCGCTACTGGGACGGTGAGGCCCGGCCCGTGAACCTGCGCCTCGGCGACGTCGACGGCCTCTACCACCACCACTACGGGGTCGGCCAGGTCGACACCGCCGCGCTCGGCGACGCGGCGGACAGGGGGTACGAGGACCGGCTGATCGCCGAGCTCCACCGACTGGAGTCCGCGCAGGCGGACGTTCTCCTCGAACACCTCGGCGGCATCGGCCGTGGCGACACCCTGGTGGACGCGGGCTGCGGCCGCGGCGGCTCCATGGTGATGGCGCACCAGCGTTTCGGGTGCTCGGTCGAAGGCGTGACCCTGTCGGCCAAGCAGGCCGACTTCGCCAACGGGCGTGCCGCGGAGCTGGGCATCGACGACCACGTCCGCGCCACGGTCTGCAACATGCTCTCCATGCCCTTCGCGACCGGTTCCGCCGCGGCCTCGTGGAACAACGAGTCGAGCATGTACGTGGACCTGGACGACCTCTTCGCCGAGCACTCCCGTGTCCTGGAGGTCGGCGGCCGCTACGTGACCATCACCGGCTGCTGGAACCCGCGCTACGGTCAGCCGTCGAAGTGGGTCTCGCAGATCAATGCGCATTTCGAATGCAATATCCATTCGCGCCGGGAGTACCTGCGCGCCATGGCCGACAACCGTCTCGTGCCGCAGGCCGTCGTCGACCTCACCCCCGACACCCTGCCCTACTGGGAGCTGCGGGCCACGTCCTCGCTGGTCACGGGGATCGAGGACGCGTTCATCAACTCCTATCGCGACGGGTCCTTCCAGTACGTCCTCATCGCGGCCGACCGCGTCTGA
- a CDS encoding family 2 encapsulin nanocompartment cargo protein terpene cyclase, whose protein sequence is MPVPELPLARSSLPEAVSRFGATAGEAVAARAPGLGAAAGASSDAATPPIPSAGLVGPPPAVAPPAGGTEAAWTGPAGGLERLLSGPHGLGTAGLRLTPREEPCAESAAERGRPVPGLYHHPIPEPDPVRVDEVSRRIKAWALDEVSLYPEEWEEQFDGFSVGRYMVGCHPDAPTVDHLMLATRLMVAENAVDDCYCEDHGGSPIGLGERLLLAHTALDPLYTAREYQPDWAASLHADAPRRAYRSAMDYFVRAAAPSQADRLRHDMARLHLGYLAEAAWAQQDRVPEVWEYLAMRQFNNFRPCPTITDTVGGYELPADLHARADMQKVIALASNATTIVNDLYSYTKELDAPGRHLNLPVVIAEREGLSDKDAYLKSVEIHNELMRDFETEAAALAAACPLPSAHRFLRGVAAWVDGNHHWHQSNTYRYSLPDFW, encoded by the coding sequence ATGCCCGTGCCCGAGCTGCCGCTTGCGCGGTCGAGCCTGCCGGAGGCCGTCTCCCGCTTCGGGGCGACCGCAGGCGAGGCGGTCGCGGCTCGCGCCCCCGGCCTCGGTGCCGCCGCCGGCGCATCGTCCGACGCAGCCACGCCGCCGATCCCTTCCGCCGGCCTCGTGGGCCCTCCGCCGGCCGTCGCACCGCCGGCCGGCGGGACGGAGGCCGCGTGGACGGGTCCGGCAGGCGGCCTGGAACGGCTGCTGAGCGGGCCCCACGGCCTGGGCACGGCAGGCCTGCGGCTGACTCCGCGCGAGGAGCCTTGCGCGGAGTCGGCGGCGGAGCGCGGCCGGCCGGTTCCGGGGCTGTACCACCACCCGATCCCCGAGCCCGACCCGGTGCGGGTCGACGAGGTCAGCCGTCGCATCAAAGCCTGGGCCCTGGACGAGGTCTCCCTGTACCCCGAGGAGTGGGAGGAACAGTTCGACGGCTTCTCCGTGGGCCGGTACATGGTCGGCTGCCACCCGGACGCGCCCACCGTCGACCACCTGATGCTCGCCACCCGCCTGATGGTCGCCGAGAACGCCGTGGACGACTGCTACTGCGAGGACCACGGCGGGTCGCCCATCGGCCTCGGCGAGCGGCTGCTGCTCGCGCACACCGCACTGGACCCCCTGTACACCGCGCGCGAGTACCAGCCGGACTGGGCTGCCTCGCTCCACGCGGACGCCCCCCGGCGCGCCTACCGCTCGGCCATGGACTACTTCGTCCGCGCGGCGGCACCCTCCCAGGCGGACCGGCTCCGCCACGACATGGCGCGGCTGCACCTGGGGTATCTCGCCGAAGCGGCCTGGGCCCAGCAGGACCGGGTGCCGGAGGTCTGGGAGTACCTGGCGATGCGCCAGTTCAACAACTTCCGGCCCTGCCCCACCATCACCGACACCGTCGGCGGCTACGAACTCCCGGCGGACCTGCACGCCCGCGCCGACATGCAGAAAGTCATCGCGCTGGCCTCCAACGCGACGACGATCGTCAACGACCTCTACTCGTACACCAAGGAACTCGACGCTCCGGGCCGGCACCTGAACCTGCCCGTCGTGATCGCCGAACGCGAGGGACTGTCGGACAAGGACGCCTACCTCAAGTCGGTCGAGATCCACAACGAGCTGATGCGCGACTTCGAGACCGAGGCCGCCGCACTGGCCGCCGCCTGCCCCCTCCCGAGCGCGCACCGCTTCCTGCGAGGCGTCGCCGCCTGGGTCGACGGCAACCACCACTGGCACCAGTCGAACACCTATCGCTACAGCCTGCCCGATTTCTGGTAA
- a CDS encoding family 2B encapsulin nanocompartment shell protein, with translation MTVESSPETRLEVPRQSSLGTAAARNLASTTKSAPQMQEITSRWLLRMLPWVETKGGAYRVNRRLSFTVGDGRVEFVQDGATIRVIPQELGELAPLRDFDDIEVLTAIADRCVQRDFRAGETLVERGAAADQLHLVAHGRIGQTSVGSYGDEVTLDVLADGDHFGEHVLLDDDARWTQTATAETAGTLLTLSRADFAAIVSNSAELRAHLAEFTARSRQRQNHRGEAEIAMSAGHVGEHELPGAFADYELRPREYELSVAQTILRVHTRVADLYNGPMNQTEEQLRLTIEALRERQEHELINNRDFGLLHNADFKQRIQPHSGPPTPDDLDELLCRRRGTKFFLAHPRTIAAMGREFNARGLYPDHTDLGGQQVPAWRGVPILPCGKIPITPEKTSSILAMRTGEENQGVIGLRQTGLPDEYEPGLSVRFMGIDDKAIISYLVSTYYSAAILVPDAVGVLENVQIAHWPR, from the coding sequence ATGACTGTTGAATCGAGCCCGGAAACCCGGCTGGAAGTGCCCCGGCAGTCCAGCCTGGGGACGGCCGCGGCCCGCAACCTCGCCAGCACGACGAAGTCCGCCCCGCAGATGCAGGAGATCACCTCCCGCTGGCTGCTGCGGATGCTCCCGTGGGTCGAGACCAAGGGCGGCGCCTACCGGGTCAACCGGCGGCTGTCCTTCACGGTGGGTGACGGGCGGGTGGAGTTCGTCCAGGACGGGGCCACGATCCGGGTCATCCCCCAGGAGCTGGGCGAGCTCGCCCCGCTGCGGGACTTCGACGACATCGAGGTCCTGACCGCCATCGCCGACCGGTGCGTCCAGCGTGACTTCCGGGCGGGGGAGACGCTGGTCGAGCGAGGCGCGGCCGCGGACCAGCTCCACCTCGTCGCGCACGGCCGGATCGGGCAGACCTCCGTCGGCAGCTACGGCGACGAGGTCACCCTGGACGTCCTGGCGGACGGGGACCACTTCGGAGAGCACGTCCTGCTGGACGACGACGCCCGGTGGACGCAGACCGCCACCGCCGAGACCGCGGGCACGCTCCTCACGCTCTCCCGCGCGGACTTCGCGGCCATCGTGTCGAACTCGGCCGAGCTCCGTGCCCACCTCGCCGAGTTCACCGCACGCTCCCGGCAGCGGCAGAACCACCGCGGTGAGGCGGAGATCGCGATGTCGGCCGGGCATGTGGGCGAGCACGAGCTGCCCGGCGCGTTCGCCGACTACGAGCTGCGCCCGCGCGAGTACGAACTCTCCGTGGCCCAGACCATTCTGCGGGTCCACACCAGGGTCGCCGACCTCTACAACGGTCCGATGAACCAGACCGAGGAACAGCTCAGGCTCACCATCGAGGCGCTGCGCGAACGCCAGGAGCACGAGCTGATCAACAACCGGGACTTCGGCCTGCTCCACAACGCCGACTTCAAGCAGCGCATCCAGCCGCACTCCGGCCCGCCGACCCCGGACGACCTGGACGAGCTGCTCTGCCGCCGCCGGGGCACCAAGTTCTTCCTCGCGCACCCCCGGACGATCGCGGCGATGGGGCGCGAGTTCAACGCGCGCGGCCTCTACCCGGACCACACCGACCTCGGTGGCCAGCAGGTGCCCGCCTGGCGAGGCGTCCCGATCCTGCCCTGCGGCAAGATCCCCATCACCCCGGAGAAGACCAGCTCGATCCTCGCCATGCGTACCGGCGAGGAGAACCAGGGCGTCATCGGTCTCCGGCAGACCGGGCTGCCGGACGAGTACGAGCCGGGCCTCTCGGTGCGCTTCATGGGCATCGACGACAAGGCGATCATCTCCTACCTCGTCAGCACCTACTACTCCGCCGCCATCCTGGTGCCCGACGCGGTCGGCGTGCTGGAGAACGTACAGATCGCCCACTGGCCCAGGTAG
- a CDS encoding ROK family glucokinase produces MSTYRDFAHRGSARATVLRTVGTKERRSHLSAPRVPTVGIDIGGTKVMAGVVDADGTILEKVRTETPDKSKSPKVVEDTIVELVLDLSDRHDVHAVGIGAAGWVDADRSKVLFAPHLAWRDEPLRDALASRLVVPVMVDNDANTAAWAEWRFGAGRGEDHLVMITLGTGIGGAILEDGRVKRGKYGVAGEFGHMQVVPSGHRCPCGNRGCWEQYSSGNALVREARELAAADSPVAHYLLDRVKGNVSDITGPLITELAREGDAMCIELLQDIGQWLGIGIANLAAALDPSCFVIGGGVSAADDLLITPARDAFKRHLTGRGYRPEARIAKAQLGPEAGMVGAADLARLVARRFRRTNRRRVERYERYAQIYDQAASTIRNTRSTRTVD; encoded by the coding sequence ATGAGCACGTACCGCGACTTCGCCCACCGCGGCTCCGCCCGCGCCACCGTCCTCAGGACGGTCGGCACCAAGGAACGCCGCTCGCACCTGTCCGCGCCCCGTGTCCCCACGGTCGGGATCGACATCGGCGGTACGAAGGTGATGGCGGGCGTCGTCGACGCCGACGGCACCATCCTGGAGAAGGTCCGCACCGAGACGCCCGACAAGTCCAAGAGCCCCAAGGTGGTCGAGGACACCATCGTCGAGCTGGTCCTGGACCTCTCCGACCGGCACGACGTCCACGCGGTCGGCATCGGCGCGGCGGGCTGGGTCGACGCGGACCGCTCCAAGGTCCTCTTCGCCCCGCACCTCGCCTGGCGCGACGAACCCCTGCGCGACGCCCTGGCCTCGCGTCTCGTCGTCCCCGTCATGGTCGACAACGACGCCAACACCGCCGCCTGGGCGGAATGGCGCTTCGGCGCGGGCCGCGGCGAGGACCACCTCGTCATGATCACCCTCGGTACGGGCATCGGCGGGGCGATCCTGGAGGACGGCCGCGTCAAGCGCGGCAAGTACGGTGTGGCCGGTGAGTTCGGCCACATGCAGGTCGTGCCCTCGGGCCACCGCTGCCCCTGCGGCAACCGCGGCTGCTGGGAGCAGTACAGCTCCGGCAACGCCCTCGTCCGCGAGGCCAGGGAACTGGCCGCGGCCGACTCCCCGGTCGCCCACTACCTGCTCGACCGGGTGAAGGGGAACGTCTCCGACATCACCGGGCCGCTCATCACCGAACTGGCCCGCGAAGGCGATGCGATGTGCATCGAACTCCTCCAGGACATCGGCCAGTGGCTCGGCATCGGCATCGCCAATCTGGCCGCCGCGCTCGACCCCTCCTGCTTCGTGATCGGAGGCGGGGTCAGCGCCGCCGACGACCTGCTGATCACCCCCGCCCGGGACGCCTTCAAGCGCCACCTCACCGGCCGCGGCTACCGCCCCGAGGCCAGGATCGCCAAGGCGCAGCTCGGCCCCGAGGCCGGTATGGTCGGCGCCGCGGACCTGGCGCGACTGGTCGCCCGCCGCTTCCGCCGGACCAACCGGCGGCGCGTCGAGCGGTACGAGCGGTACGCCCAGATCTACGACCAGGCGGCGAGCACCATCCGCAACACGCGGTCCACCCGTACCGTCGACTGA
- a CDS encoding ATP-binding cassette domain-containing protein — translation MTATSEKKGTGPLVELDDVSKFYGNIKALEHVSLEVHAGEITCVLGDNGAGKSTLIKIIAGLHGHDAGRFLIEGEETTLANPRDALDRGIATVYQDLAVVPLMPVWRNFFLGSEPTTGVGPFKRLDVRKMRETTRAELLRMGIDLRDVDQPIGTLSGGERQCVAIARAVYFGAKVLVLDEPTAALGVKQSGVVLKYVAAARDAGLGVVLITHNPHHAHLVGDRFVLLKRGVMSGSHTKDDITLDELTRQMAGGSELEELSHELERTPAPTLPGTSAATEEGS, via the coding sequence ATGACGGCCACGTCCGAGAAGAAGGGCACGGGACCCCTCGTCGAGCTGGACGACGTGTCCAAGTTCTACGGCAACATCAAGGCCCTGGAACACGTCTCGCTGGAGGTCCACGCGGGCGAGATCACCTGTGTCCTCGGGGACAACGGAGCCGGCAAGTCCACCCTCATCAAGATCATCGCGGGGCTGCACGGACACGACGCCGGACGCTTCCTCATCGAGGGCGAGGAGACCACCCTCGCCAACCCGCGCGACGCCCTGGACCGGGGCATCGCCACCGTCTACCAGGACCTCGCCGTCGTCCCGCTGATGCCGGTCTGGCGGAACTTCTTCCTCGGCTCCGAGCCCACCACGGGCGTCGGCCCCTTCAAGCGCCTCGACGTCCGGAAGATGCGCGAGACGACCCGCGCCGAGCTGCTCCGCATGGGCATCGACCTGCGCGACGTCGACCAGCCCATCGGCACCCTGTCCGGCGGCGAGCGCCAGTGCGTGGCCATCGCCCGCGCCGTCTACTTCGGCGCCAAGGTCCTCGTCCTGGACGAGCCGACCGCCGCGCTCGGCGTCAAGCAGTCCGGTGTGGTGCTCAAGTACGTCGCTGCCGCCCGCGACGCGGGCCTCGGCGTGGTCCTCATCACGCACAACCCGCACCACGCCCACCTCGTCGGCGACCGGTTCGTCCTCCTCAAGCGCGGAGTGATGTCCGGCAGCCACACCAAGGACGACATCACGCTCGACGAGCTGACCCGGCAGATGGCGGGCGGCAGCGAGCTGGAGGAGCTCAGCCACGAGCTGGAACGCACCCCGGCCCCCACCCTCCCGGGCACGTCCGCGGCGACCGAAGAAGGGTCCTGA
- a CDS encoding ABC transporter permease, producing the protein MSGSTAAPQQPDERLVHTSPLRTLLGRPELGSVVGAAAVFLFFAIVADSFLQASSFGTVLYAASVLGIMAAPVALLMIGGEFDLSAGVLVTSSALVSSMFSYQMTANVWVGVLVSLLVTLAIGAFNGFMLTRTELPSFIITLGTFLMLTGLNLGFTKLISGTVSTKAIGDMEGFASAHALFASTLTVGSVEFKVTILWWFALVAVATWILLRTRFGNWIFAVGGEADAARAVGVPVVRTKIGLYLGVAFAAWVSGQHLLFSYDVVQSGEGVGNELTYIIAAVIGGCLITGGYGSAIGSAVGAFIFGMTSKGIVYAEWNPDWFKFFLGAMLLLATLLNAWVRKRAEATS; encoded by the coding sequence ATGAGCGGCTCGACCGCCGCCCCGCAGCAGCCGGACGAGCGCCTCGTCCACACCTCGCCGCTGCGCACACTGCTCGGCCGCCCCGAGCTGGGTTCGGTCGTCGGCGCCGCAGCCGTCTTCCTGTTCTTCGCGATCGTGGCCGACAGCTTCCTCCAGGCCTCCAGCTTCGGCACCGTCCTGTACGCGGCCTCGGTCCTCGGCATCATGGCCGCCCCCGTCGCCCTGCTGATGATCGGCGGCGAGTTCGACCTCTCCGCGGGGGTCCTGGTGACCAGCTCCGCGCTGGTCTCCTCGATGTTCAGCTACCAGATGACGGCCAACGTCTGGGTCGGCGTCCTCGTGTCCCTGCTGGTCACGCTGGCCATCGGCGCGTTCAACGGGTTCATGCTCACCCGCACCGAACTGCCGAGCTTCATCATCACGCTCGGCACGTTCCTCATGCTGACCGGACTGAACCTCGGATTCACCAAGCTCATCAGCGGCACCGTCTCCACCAAGGCGATCGGTGACATGGAGGGCTTCGCATCGGCCCACGCCCTGTTCGCCTCGACGCTGACCGTCGGCAGCGTCGAGTTCAAGGTGACCATCCTGTGGTGGTTCGCCCTCGTCGCCGTCGCCACCTGGATCCTGCTCCGTACCCGCTTCGGCAACTGGATCTTCGCCGTCGGCGGCGAGGCCGACGCGGCCCGCGCGGTCGGCGTCCCCGTCGTCCGCACCAAGATCGGGCTCTACCTCGGCGTCGCCTTCGCCGCCTGGGTCTCCGGCCAGCACCTGCTGTTCAGCTACGACGTCGTCCAGTCCGGCGAGGGTGTCGGCAACGAGCTGACGTACATCATCGCCGCCGTCATCGGCGGCTGTCTGATCACCGGCGGCTACGGCTCCGCGATCGGCTCGGCGGTCGGGGCCTTCATCTTCGGCATGACCAGCAAGGGGATCGTCTACGCCGAGTGGAACCCGGACTGGTTCAAATTCTTCCTGGGGGCGATGCTGCTCCTGGCCACCCTGCTCAACGCGTGGGTGCGCAAGCGCGCGGAGGCGACGTCATGA